A region of Vigna radiata var. radiata cultivar VC1973A chromosome 6, Vradiata_ver6, whole genome shotgun sequence DNA encodes the following proteins:
- the LOC106764953 gene encoding potassium transporter 1, with protein sequence MNPSEEFVEHGMSQQNLKRTSCATVLTLAYQSLGIVYGDLSTSPLYVYKTTFSGKLKLKENDEEIFGVLSFIIWTFTITALFKYVFIVMSADDNGEGGTFALYSLLCRHARLSILPNQQATDEKLSAYTTQDSEDTWLSSHLKLFIEKHPRFQKGLLIFVLLGTCMTIGDGVITPAISVFSAVSGVQVKIKELHDNYVVIISCVILVVLFSIQHHGTHRVAFMFAPVVAAWLLCISGIGIYNIFHWNRQIYRALSPFYMLKFLKTTGIEGWMSLGGVVLSITGVEAMYAALGHFSALSIKVAFTCLVYPSLIFAYMGEAAFLSKHHHAIQGSFYKAIPETVFWPVFVVATFAAIVGSQAVISATFSIVSQCCALNCFPPVKIVHTSSRIYGQIYVPEVNWILMCLCLAVTIGLRDIDMMGHAYGLAITTVMFVTTCLMTLVMVIVWKQGIIKAIMFLVLFGSIELLYISASYCKVPEGGWIPLVLSFAFMSIMFTWNYGTMKKHEFDVENKVSMSKILSLGPCLGMVRVPGIGIIFSNLASGVPAIFGHFVTNLPAFHQVLVFVCVKSVQVPCVSDNERLVISRIGPKEYRMFCCIVRYGYKDLQQENYNFENKLVSAIIQFVEIEESDPAPTPEELCMDGGNLSMAHLAVSPYTLNDSCYIEKSFPFSCVLRVKKNENDHLQESPYKDESMQILRAKESGVTYILGHSYAEAKKSSSILKKFAIDVVYAFLSKNCRDPDVYLNVAHTSLLEVGMVYHV encoded by the exons ATGAACCCATCTGAAGAATTTGTGGAACATGGAATGTCTCAGCAG AATTTAAAGAGAACGTCCTGTGCAACTGTGCTCACTCTGGCTTACCAAAGTCTTGGCATAGTTTATGGTGACCTCAGTACTTCTCCTCTTTATGTTTACAAGACCACATTTTCAGGGAAATTAAAACTCAAAGAAAATGATGAGGAGATTTTTGGCGTGCTTTCGTTTATCATCTGGACATTTACCATCACTGCTCTCttcaaatatgttttcattGTGATGTCTGCTGATGACAATGGGGAAG GAGGAACTTTTGCATTATACTCACTTCTCTGCCGGCATGCAAGACTAAGCATTTTACCTAATCAGCAAGCCACGGATGAGAAATTATCTGCTTATACCACACAAGATTCTGAAGACACATGGCTTTCTTCTCATTTGAAGTTGTTCATTGAAAAGCACCCAAGGTTCCAAAAAGGACTGTTGATCTTTGTTCTTCTAGGAACCTGTATGACAATTGGTGATGGTGTGATTACACCTGCAATATCAG TTTTTTCAGCAGTTTCGGGAGTTCAAGTTAAGATCAAAGAACTCCATGACA ATTATGTTGTCATAATCTCATGTGTCATTTTGGTGGTCCTTTTCTCCATTCAACATCATGGAACACATAGAGTTGCTTTCATGTTTGCCCCAGTAGTAGCTGCATGGCTTTTGTGTATAAGTGGTATTGGTATCTACAACATATTCCACTGGAACCGGCAAATATACCGTGCACTTTCTCCATTCTACATGTTGAAGTTCCTCAAAACCACTGGTATTGAAGGTTGGATGTCATTAGGTGGAGTTGTGCTTTCAATCACAG GAGTGGAGGCAATGTATGCTGCTTTGGGTCATTTTTCTGCACTCTCAATAAAG GTAGCTTTCACATGTCTAGTGTATCCCAGCCTGATTTTTGCATACATGGGAGAGGCTGCATTTCTCTCTAAGCATCATCATGCTATTCAGGGCAGCTTCTACAAAGCCATACCAG AAACTGTATTTTGGCCAGTTTTCGTAGTTGCCACTTTCGCAGCCATTGTTGGTAGCCAAGCAGTGATTTCTGCCACCTTTTCCATCGTAAGCCAGTGTTGCGCATTGAATTGTTTTCCTCCGGTTAAGATTGTTCATACTTCAAGCAGAATATATGGACAGATTTATGTCCCAGAAGTGAATTGGATACTGATGTGTCTTTGTTTAGCTGTCACAATTGGCCTTAGGGATATAGACATGATGGGTCATGCATATG GACTGGCTATAACCACTGTAATGTTTGTGACAACATGCTTGATGACACTAGTAATGGTCATTGTTTGGAAGCAGGGAATAATAAAAGCCATTATGTTTTTGGTACTGTTTGGATCAATTGAACTGCTTTACATATCAGCTTCTTACTGCAAAGTCCCTGAAGGAGGATGGATCCCCCTTGTGCTATCTTTTGCTTTTATGAGTATAATGTTCACTTGGAACTATGGAACAATGAAGAAACATGAATTTGATGTGGAGAACAAGGTTTCAATGAGCAAGATACTGTCCTTGGGACCATGCTTAGGAATGGTCCGTGTCCCAGGAATAGGAATCATTTTCAGTAATCTGGCTTCAGGTGTCCCTGCTATTTTTGGTCACTTTGTCACAAACTTGCCAGCATTCCATCAggtgttagtttttgtttgtgtCAAATCAGTTCAAGTTCCTTGTGTCAGTGACAATGAACGGTTGGTGATAAGCAGGATTGGCCCAAAGGAGTACCGAATGTTTTGTTGCATTGTCAGGTATGGTTACAAGGATCTGCAACAAGAGAACTACAATTTTGAGAATAAATTGGTAAGTGCAATAATCCAGTTTGTAGAAATAGAGGAGAGTGATCCTGCACCAACCCCAGAAGAATTGTGTATGGATGGTGGAAACTTAAGTATGGCACACCTTGCCGTTTCACCATACACTTTGAATGATTCATGTTACATAGAGAAAAGCTTCCCATTTTCATGTGTTTTACGtgtgaagaagaatgaaaatgatCATCTTCAAGAGTCTCCCTATAAAGATGAATCTATGCAGATTTTAAGAGCCAAGGAGTCTGGTGTTACCTATATACTTGGTCATTCCTATGCAGAGGCAAAGAAATCATCCTCTATTCTAAAGAAATTTGCCATAGATGTTGTTTATGCTTTTCTAAGCAAAAATTGCAGAGATCCTGATGTTTACTTGAACGTAGCACATACTTCTCTGCTAGAAGTTGGTATGGTTTACCATGTCTAA